The following is a genomic window from Clostridium sp..
ACTGTCCGAGTATGCGTTTAAAGTTATCTTCGTGTTTGTATTGATCTAAATTCTCAAAGTGCTCATCGTACGCTCGATTGAGTGGCGCAAGATATTGACGGCGATGGGTCAGGATACCATTACAATCAGCTTTATGAAGAATGATCCAGAGCTCAAATGTAAAATTGCTATATCCCAACTGGTACTTAATGTTTTTTCCTGAATTCTGTGCTTCTTTCATTCGATCCAAAACAGTTTTGAATTGCTGAACATGTACCGGTTCTTCACTTTCATAATCACAGATATGAGTAATTTCAGTCTTACCAATGATGGTCATCTGTTTCGCACGAACAACAGGATCTTTTTGAATTTTGCTAT
Proteins encoded in this region:
- a CDS encoding RloB domain-containing protein translates to MRKENRTYYFSVEGETEQWYLEWFQGMVNADPATVYTVKLDSKIQKDPVVRAKQMTIIGKTEITHICDYESEEPVHVQQFKTVLDRMKEAQNSGKNIKYQLGYSNFTFELWIILHKADCNGILTHRRQYLAPLNRAYDEHFENLDQYKHEDNFKRILGQLTLEHVREAIRRSKAIIKRNQEAGYILQAYKRYNYYKENPSLSIWESIEKILWKCELL